One window of the Rhipicephalus sanguineus isolate Rsan-2018 chromosome 4, BIME_Rsan_1.4, whole genome shotgun sequence genome contains the following:
- the LOC119391468 gene encoding 3-beta-hydroxysteroid sulfotransferase: MMQRKKPAYQIIDGIPRCVGLKPDRLRERLNFRAKKGDLVQVTFPKSGTNWLMYIAHLILKEGQPISTYQEFAKNMRFLEYMEIEDFSASLPLRTFITHLPLDKRTMTEGGKYVYLARNPWDVCVSLYNMAINTTIFLFRDGTFDDYVDTFVGGNFGYGDYFEHVAAGYALREEPNVFFVTYEELKKNTREVALRLAYFLGEKYGRALEEDEAFLQKILERSHVDSMRSVMVLDLTGKSNPQWKDVLSRRKVPSSEDQDVQPKTYEYVRAGKVGSWKDYFTPDLLRKMENRILEAEKESSLMDLWKDIRAEAISRMQDTK, encoded by the coding sequence ATGATGCAGAGGAAGAAGCCAGCCTACCAAATAATCGACGGAATTCCCAGATGCGTCGGCCTGAAACCCGACAGGCTACGGGAAAGACTTAACTTCAGGGCGAAGAAAGGAGACCTTGTGCAGGTAACGTTTCCGAAGAGTGGAACGAATTGGCTGATGTACATCGCGCACTTGATTCTGAAAGAGGGACAACCAATCAGCACGTACCAAGAGTTCGCAAAAAATATGCGCTTCCTCGAGTACATGGAAATCGAGGACTTCAGCGCGTCTCTGCCTCTGAGAACATTCATTACGCACTTGCCGTTGGACAAGCGTACGATGACAGAAGGAGGCAAGTACGTCTACCTCGCCCGCAATCCATGGGATGTCTGCGTCTCCTTGTACAACATGGCGATCAATACGACCATATTCCTATTCCGGGACGGCACGTTCGATGATTACGTCGACACATTCGTAGGAGGCAACTTCGGCTACGGCGACTACTTCGAACACGTAGCAGCGGGCTACGCTCTAAGGGAGGAACCAAACGTGTTCTTTGTGACTTACGAGGAACTCAAGAAAAACACCCGCGAGGTGGCGCTGAGGCTGGCTTATTTCCTGGGAGAGAAGTACGGCCGTGCTCTGGAGGAGGATGAAGCGTTCCTCCAGAAAATCCTGGAAAGATCACACGTTGATAGCATGCGCAGCGTAATGGTCCTCGACTTGACCGGCAAGAGTAATCCACAATGGAAGGACGTGCTCTCCCGGAGGAAAGTCCCCAGCAGCGAAGATCAGGATGTACAGCCGAAAACGTACGAGTACGTGAGAGCTGGCAAAGTCGGAAGCTGGAAGGATTACTTCACACCCGATCTACTGAGGAAGATGGAGAATCGTATTCTGGAAGCGGAGAAGGAGTCCTCCTTGATGGACCTGTGGAAGGACATCCGCGCTGAAGCGATTTCACGCATGCAGGATACCAAATAA